GCAGCCCGCTGGGGCAGGCCCGCAGCGGTGGGCCCCGGCGTGGCGGGCCGGGTTTGCCCTTCTCTAAGGCGACTTGCCATCCTTCTCCTCTCTAGTAGCGCTGGTCTAGTAGCGCTGGTCTAGTAGCGCTGGCGCGTCGCCAGGCGCGCCGCCAGAAACGCGACCATCACCAGGGCGAGCAGGATGATCCCCGCCGCCCAACCCATCTCGTGCCACTGCCGGTAGGGGCTGATCGCCAGGCTGTAGAGGCGCTGCGGCAAGGTGTCGGCCTCCCTGACCAGATAGTTTAGCGGGTTCCACGGGTTTCTGGGCAGGTAGTTGTTGCCGAACGAGGTAAAGAGGAGCGGCGCGGCCTCGCCGGCGGCGCGCGCAAAGGCGATCAGGATGCCCGTCACCACCCCCGTTTTCGCCGCCGGCAGGACCGCCGACAAGACCACGCGCCAGCGGGGCAGCCCGAGGGCCAGGGCCGCCTCGCGAATCGACCAGGGGATGATGCCGAGCACCCCCTCCGTCGTGCGAGCGATGATCGGCAGCATGACGAAGGCGAGCGCGACCGCCCCGGCCCAGCCCGAAAAGGCGCCCGCCGGACGCACGATGAGGGCAAAGACGACGAGCCCCTTGAGGATGGCCGGCATGCCGTTTAAGGTGTCGTTCAAGATGCGCAGGACGGGGTTCAGGGGGTGATCGGGGTACTCCGACAGCATGATGCCCGCGCCGATCCCGAAGGGAATGACCACAAGGAGCGCGGTGGTGTCGATGACGATGGTCCCCAGGATGGAGTGCGCGAGACCGGTCGGCCGGCCCTGCTGCGCGCGCGCGGGCGAGCCCAGGTCCTGAGTGAAAAAGTCCCAGTTGAGGGCGCCAACGCCGTTGACCACCACGTAGGCGATGATGATCACGAGCGGCACCAGCACCAGGGCGGTGCAGAGCAGGAGGAGCCCCTGCATGAAGCGGTCGCGCAGGTAGCGCGCGCGCAGGTTCATAGGCCGCGGCTCCCCACCACCAGCTTGCGCTGGACATAGGCCGCGATCAGGTTGACGATCAGCGAGATGAGGAAGAGGTAGAAGCCGATCGCCATGAGGCTGAGCCGGTGCAGGTTGACGACCGCCTCGCGGAACTCGTTCACGATCACCGACGGCATGGTGGCGGCAGGGCCGAAGAGGGTAAAGGGCAGGGTGTTGGAGTTGCCGATCAGCATCGCTACCGCCATCGTCTCGCCGATCGCCCGGCCGAAGGAGAGGATGGCGCCCGCGGTGATCCCTCCTCGAGCGTAAGGCAACACGGCCATGCGCATCACCTCCCAATGCGTCGCGCCGAGCGCCCAGGCCGCTTCACGCTGCTCCTTGGGCACCAGCCGGATGGCGTCCCTGGCCAGCGCGGTGGTGTAGGGCACGATCATCAAGGCGAGCACCAGCGTCGCCGTGACCAGGCCGTAGCCCGTCGGGTTGCCCAGAAAGCTCAAGGCCCAGGGCGCGTGCTCGGCAGTCCCCAAGAAGACAGGCATATACAAGGTGTCGCGCAACCACGGCGCCAAGACGAAGATGCCCCAGATGCCGACCACCACGCTGGGGATCGCCGCCAACAGATCCACGGTGTAGTCGATGATGGTGGCGAGCCAGCGCGGCGCGTACTCCGCCGTGAAGATGGCGACCCCCAGGGCGGGAAAAAAGGAGAGGATCAGCGCGGCGACGCTGGTGATCAAGGTGCCCAACAGAAAGGGCCAGGCGCCGAAGCTCACCCGAATGACGGGGTCCCAGGTGGTCCCGGTCAGGAAGCCGAAAAAGCCGAACTGCCGGATCGGCACCGAGGCGTCGGCCCAGAGCACCCAGGCCATCAGCGCGGCCAGCACGATCACGGCGCTGCCGAGCAGGGTGACCGTCACGGCAAAGATGCGGTCTCCCAGCCAGCGGTAGACGGCGCTTGGGGTGCGGCGCGTCATCTCTGAAGGCGCGAATGGGCGTTGCACAGTGTCTCCTCGAGCAGCCAGATGATAAGAGCCAAGGACGGGCGGCATGGCCGCCCGTCCCGTCGGGGTCGGCTAGTTGCCGGCAGCCGTCATTTCAGCGAGAACCTGCTCGCCGATAGCCTCGCCCTGCCACTTGAGTTCGCGGATCATATCCATGTTGAGCTCGACCACGGCCTCGGGAACCCTCGAGAAGTCGAGCGGCTCCGCGAGCTCCTGGCCGTCGGTGATGGCCCAGATGATAAAGCGCACCAGGTCCTCGGCCTGCTCGCGGGTCTGGATGGCGTTGTTCTGGTCGAGGTTTTCGTAGACGAGCATCCAGGCGAAGCCGGCGATGGGATAACCCTCCGGCGCGTCGGTGTCGGTGATCGAGACGCGGGTATCAGCGGCGATCTCGACGTCCGCGGCCGCGGAGGTGGCCGCCAGGCTGGGCTCGATGACGTT
This portion of the Deinococcota bacterium genome encodes:
- the pstA gene encoding phosphate ABC transporter permease PstA, with protein sequence MNLRARYLRDRFMQGLLLLCTALVLVPLVIIIAYVVVNGVGALNWDFFTQDLGSPARAQQGRPTGLAHSILGTIVIDTTALLVVIPFGIGAGIMLSEYPDHPLNPVLRILNDTLNGMPAILKGLVVFALIVRPAGAFSGWAGAVALAFVMLPIIARTTEGVLGIIPWSIREAALALGLPRWRVVLSAVLPAAKTGVVTGILIAFARAAGEAAPLLFTSFGNNYLPRNPWNPLNYLVREADTLPQRLYSLAISPYRQWHEMGWAAGIILLALVMVAFLAARLATRQRY
- the pstC gene encoding phosphate ABC transporter permease subunit PstC, producing the protein MTRRTPSAVYRWLGDRIFAVTVTLLGSAVIVLAALMAWVLWADASVPIRQFGFFGFLTGTTWDPVIRVSFGAWPFLLGTLITSVAALILSFFPALGVAIFTAEYAPRWLATIIDYTVDLLAAIPSVVVGIWGIFVLAPWLRDTLYMPVFLGTAEHAPWALSFLGNPTGYGLVTATLVLALMIVPYTTALARDAIRLVPKEQREAAWALGATHWEVMRMAVLPYARGGITAGAILSFGRAIGETMAVAMLIGNSNTLPFTLFGPAATMPSVIVNEFREAVVNLHRLSLMAIGFYLFLISLIVNLIAAYVQRKLVVGSRGL